One Callospermophilus lateralis isolate mCalLat2 chromosome 6, mCalLat2.hap1, whole genome shotgun sequence genomic region harbors:
- the Mylip gene encoding E3 ubiquitin-protein ligase MYLIP, translating into MLCYVTRPDAVLMEVEVEAKANGEDCLNQVCRRLGIIEVDYFGLQFTGSKGESLWLNLRNRISQQMDGLAPYRLKLRVKFFVEPHLILQEQTRHIFFLHIKESLLAGHLQCSPEQAVELSALLAQTKFGDYNQNTAKYNYEELCAKELSSAALNSIVAKHKELEGTSQASAEYQVLQIVSAMENYGIEWHAVRDSEGQKLLIGVGPEGISVCKEDFSPINRIAYPVVQMATQSGKNVYLTVTKESGNSIVLLFKMISTRAASGLYRAITETHAFYRCDTVTSAVMMQYSRDLKGHLASLFLNENINLGKKYVFDIKRTSKEVYDHARRALYNAGVVDLISRSDQSPPSSPLKSSDSSMNCSSCEGFSCQQTRALQEKLRKLKEAMLCMVCCEEDIDSTFCPCGHTVCCESCAAQLQSCPVCRSRVEHVQHVYLPTHTSLLNLTVI; encoded by the exons ATGCTGTGCTATGTGACGAGGCCGGACGCGGTGCtgatggaggtggaggtggaggcgaAAGCCAACGGCGAGGACTGTCTCAACCAG GTGTGCAGGCGATTGGGAATCATAGAAGTTGATTATTTTGGACTGCAGTTTACGGGTAGCAAAGGTGAAAGTTTATGGCTAAATCTGAGAAACCGGATCTCCCAGCAGATGGATGGGCTAGCGCCCTACCGGCTTAAGCTGAGAGTCAAGTTCTTCGTGGAACCTCATCTCATCTTACAGGAGCAGACGAG GCACATCTTTTTCCTGCACATCAAGGAGTCGCTCTTGGCAGGCCACCTCCAGTGTTCCCCAGAGCAGGCTGTGGAACTCAGTGCCCTCCTGGCCCAGACCAAGTTTGGGGACTATAATCAGAACACTGCCAAGTACAACTACGAGGAGCTGTGTGCGAAGGAGCTCTCCAGTGCTGCCTTGAACAG CATCGTTGCAAAGCACAAGGAGCTGGAGGGCACCAGCCAGGCCTCGGCCGAGTACCAGGTTCTGCAGATCGTGTCTGCCATGGAGAACTACGGCATAGAGTGGCACGCCGTGAGGGACAGCGAAGGGCAGAAGCTCCTCATTGGGGTGGGACCCGAGGGAATCTCAGTCTGCAAGGAAGACTTCAGCCCCATAAATAG GATAGCTTACCCTGTGGTGCAGATGGCTACCCAGTCAGGAAAGAACGTGTACTTGACAGTCACCAAGGAGTCTGGGAACAGCATCGTGCTCCTGTTTAAAATGATCAGCACCAGGGCGGCCAGTGGGCTCTACCGAGCAATCACCGAGACGCACGCATtctacag GTGTGACACAGTGACCAGCGCCGTCATGATGCAGTACAGTCGTGACTTGAAGGGccacttggcatctctgtttctaAACGAAAACATTAACCTCGGCAAGAAGTATGTCTTCGATATTAAAAGAACATCCAAGGAGGTGTACGACCACGCCAGAAGGGCTCTGTACAACGCTGGCGTTGTGGACCTCATTTCCAGGAGTGACCAGAGCCCCCCCAGCTCTCCCCTGAAGTCCTCAGATAGCAGCATGAACTGTAGCAGCTGCGAGGGCTTCAGCTGCCAGCAGACCCGGGCGCTGCAGGAGAAGCTGCGCAAGCTCAAGGAAGCCATGCTGTGCATGGTGTGCTGCGAGGAGGACATCGACTCCACCTTCTGCCCCTGCGGCCACACTGTGTGCTGCGAGAGCTGCGCCGCCCAGCTGCAG